GGTAGTTATTTAAATGCCGAGTTAATAATATGAAATATTTTTATTTTGGATTTACTTAATAGCGAAAATGATGTAATATATAAATAGGTTACACAGCGGTAAATTCTAAACTATTCTAAAATACCTGAACGATTCATCAATAAAAATATTGAATTGAAAGCAGCATTTTTAATGCGAGAAACGGAGCATATGGATTATGAAATCCTACATATCAACGCAAGAAGAAATCGACAGAATGTACAATTGGTTTGAAAGCAATTTCCTGGGTTCGGCAGAACCACCTTTTTCATTTAATTACTCGGGTAAAAGACTAGCATTATCTGATAAAAATGTTAAAAAAGTAATTTCACTGCGAATATTGGATTCCATGCGAACCGAGTATAATGTTTCATATAATACGGATTTCGGTCTTTGTATAAAATGTGTTGCCGTATTGAACAAAAAATATGCCGAATGTGAATGGAAGCTTTATCTGAAGAACGTTTCAGACTGCGATTCGGATATTATTTCCGAGCTTAACGCTATTGATACCGTATTGTTTGCGGAAGATAAGGAAATGCCAGTTTTGTACCACTTTGATGGTGATAACGATGTCAGAACAGGTTACCGTCCGTCAGAGCAGATTTTTTATAAGCGATGCGAAAAAACATATTGTAATTACGGCGGAAGACCTACTAATTTAGAGTTCCCGTATTACAGGTTTCAAAATAATATAAAGGGCTGTTATTTTATACTGAGCTGGCAGGGTCAGTGGGAAACGACCTTCTCGCCTATTCCGACGGATTTTGCCACACAGGGTGTCAGAATCAGAGGAAAACAGCAAAACCTTACCTGCAGGCTACATCCGGATGAAACGATTGTATCGCCTATGGCTGTTTTATATTTCTATGACGGTTGTGACGATTTTAGGACTGTAAATTTATGGCGTCATTGGTTCATCGAGTGCAATATGCCACATCCTGAAGGAAAGCTGATCCCTCCATTTTTTATCAACTATTCCGGAAAGATTTTTTATGAAATGATTTATGCAACGGAACAGAAAATATTTGACTATATTGATAAGTATGCAGACAACGGCATTAACTTTGATTATCTGTGGCTTGACGCAGGCTGGTACGATATGGCTCCTATCGACTGGTGGCACTGCACAGGCACATGGAAGGTAGACAAAAAGCGTTTTCCGAACGGGATCAGAGCGCTTTCAGTTTATGCACGTAAAAGAGTCGGAGCAAAGACAATGTTATGGTTCGAGCCGGAGCGGGCAAACCCGGGCACAGAAATTTATGAAGAGCATCCTGAGTGGTGCCTTAAATGCGCAGAATACGAAGATATTTATAAAAAGGATCCGGGATATATGCGTGCCGGTTCCCGGCTTGTAAATATCGGCATAAAAGAGGCTCAGGATTTTATAGTAAACAGAATAGACTCGCTTATAAAGAGCGAGGGATTAAGTATATACAGAGAAGATTTCAACTTTGAACCGTATAACTGCTGGGCGGAAAACGAAGAACCTGAAAGAACAGGAATACTTGAAAACCATTACTGCACAGGCTTTCTCGAATTTTATGACAGACTGCTGGAGGACAACCCGGGACTGTTTATAGATAATTGCGCCTCCGGCGGAAGGCGCAACGATCTTGAAACGATGCGCCGCAGCATTCCGCTTCATAAGACCGATTATGATTACAGTGATACAACTGTAAAGCACGGATTTCATCATTCGCTTTTTCAATGGTTTCCATTTTTCGGTTCCTTTGATATGCCTGCTGACCAAAAAGATATTTATTATCACAGAAGCTGCCTCCTTCTTTCTTTCAGCGGCTGTGATAATGTATTCAGAGAAGGATTTGATTTCGAACTCTTAAAAAAATGGATGGAAGAATGGAAAGAGAATGCCTACTGCCTCTACGGCGATTATTATCCGGTAACCCCTTACAGCATAGATGATCAGAGCTGGATAGGCTGGCAGTTTGACCTTCCTGTAAACGATGACCTTCAATATTTAAAAGGAGAAGGAGATTATAATAAAAACGGTGAAGGAATGCTTCAGCTGTTCATGAGAAAAGACTCTCCGTATAAAACTGCAAAAATCAAACTTCACGGATTGCAGCCGCGTGGTATATATTCTGTTAAAAACTACAACACCGGTATTATAAGCGAATATACCGGAAATTATCTGATGAATGATGGATTGGAAGTTGAAATGACCAAATCACCCGATTCGGCATTGTATCATTATACTTTGATAAAATAGAGTTGAATAACGAAAAAGGCGGAGACACAAATTGTATCTCCGCTTTTCATTTTTACACAATTTAACCATGATTATATGGTATATGATCGGAACCCAAATATAGAGGGGCATCGTTATTAATAATATTCAATATGTTGTCACCCACAGCTTTAGGCAGCAGACAGGCATTTTCCAGCTGTCCAATTTCAATCCACTCGCTTTTTATCTGCGTAGAGTCAATCTCCGTCGGTTGCACTCTATGTTCATTTTGTAATCTGCAAATAAAAATGTGATATATTTTGTGCGCATAGTCGGGATCGTTTTTACGAAAAGCTTCATTGTCGCAGATTTCCTCGTATAAGGCTGCATATTTATCGGGGAAAACTGAATAACCAGTTTCTTCGAGGCATTCTCTAATAATTGCTTCGCAGAGAGATTCATATACTTTTTGTCCCCCGCCAGGCAATGTAAAATAATTACCATTACGTTCATCGAAGCATTTATTGAGGAGAATTTTGCCTTCGTTAATTATGATTGCTTTCGCTGAGTTTCGAATGCTCATTATTATCCTCCTATTCGTGTTTACCAAATTATTAGAAAATAATTCTTGAAGTTATGATGCAATTAAATTTCTATTCATTATAAAGTACATGCTCACTTATCCAATGAGCTACACCATCATCGTTATTACTGCTACAAATGTAATCAGCTACCTGTTTGGCGGAGGCTATAGCGTTATCAACTGCTACGCCAATACCACAATGTTTAATTATTTCTACATCATTATAATCATCGCCAAAAGCAACTATATGGCTGATATTAATCCTCAGATATTCAGAGATAAATCGGACTGCATTTATTTTTGTTGCATTTCTATGCATAATTTGCTTCCATGATTCGCCGCTGTTTTCATAAAGATGTAATTCTGGATACCTCGTAAGAATACTTCGAATAATTTCAACATTTAGACACTCGGTAGATATCTTAACAATTTCGCCCTCAGGTATTGTGGAAAAATTATGATAAACCGGATTCCATCCTTCCTCCCAAGGAGGCCCATTATAATTTGTATAGAGACAATGTCCGACCTCCGCAGTCATCAACATAATTTGTTTTTCCTCATAGAAATTATGTAAAAGCGAACTTATTATGTTCGGCGATATTACTTTATTGTAAAGTAATACACCTTCTTGTGAAATAGTTGCACCGTTGTTGGAAATTATAAAATTGGGCGCCACCGCTGAAATAAACCGTGAAACGGCTCGCTCAGGTCTAGCAGTAGCAAAGGCAATTTGAATGCCCTTGGCTTTACACTTATTTAGTACATCAGCAGTATACATTGATATAGCTTTATCTGAGGTTAATAAAGTATTATCTAAATCTGTCACAATCAACTTTACATCAAACATAGTTACACCCCTTTACATATTAATTGCCAAATATGATATCGGCTCAGATGCTAAATTGTGATATTGAATGGAACACTGTTATGCATTATTCGCTACACCATCAGTTTTAATGGTCTACTTTGCTAATACAGGCCAGCATGTTTTTAGTACGGCAAAAGTCAAATCACAATTGACAGCAGTTTTATTTTTCCAATATGGTTCAATTCCCAATAAATGCCTAAATCCTTCTTTGGTATTATCCGGTATAATCTTCATCAATTTATCTTCTTCCAATAATTCAGCCAAAAACTCATAAGATTGAGTCGTTTGTAAAACCCATTCAGGATGCTCGATTAAGTTTCTGAGCCAAAAACCAAAGGCAAAATGGTATTGATTGTTTACGATGTTTTGAAAATCTGTCATATCAATATTGTTTAAAGAATTCCAGTCATAATTAAACGGTCCCACATAACTACCGCCGTATTCCTTCGGCTTGCGGAACATGATATACCCGACATCTTTCATGAGTGAATAGCAATGCGTCATCGCAGCTTTTGCTGTTTGTAGGCTTTCGGCAGTCTGCCAGTTATGTGTATTTGCTAATATGTAAATATGATTTCCACCGGGGAATTTTACACAAGGTTTGTAATAACGGTATTTAGCTCCTTTTTTCGTAAAATCTTCTATGCTTTTATGTTCGAGTGCGCCGGAGAGATGATTGAACGCAATCTGAATTTCTTCAGCCAAAAGCGGCGTACTCTCTGGTACATGCGCTTTGACTAAAATACCAGCGGTAACCGACCTATTTCCACCGCGGCCATCAAAGTCTAGCGCATCGCCCCCGGCAAAATAATTTTTGTGTTTTTCGGCAATTTCTGGAGTGAGCAAGGCCTTTATAGCTTTTTGAATATAAGGACTATCCGCTTCCACACCATACATGAGCAAAGAGCCGATAATACTATCCATTCCGTTGCCACCATGCAGCTCATCACCAAACCAACCGTCGGAATGCTGCTTTGACAAATACTTTTGCACCGTTTTTTGTTGTAGAATTTCCGTCTGCATATTTTGCATCATCGGATCGTTAATCGAGGTTTTCAGCATGTCCCAATTAACCAAATACCGAATGCTTACACAGGCGTTTTCTAATAAAAAATTAATGGTTTTTTCAAACAATTTATCTTGTCCTCCGGTCTATAAATAATTAGAATTTCATTTACCATTCTACCATAAACAACAAAAGAAGTCGATCATTAAAATCGACTTCTTTTGCTGATTTTTGGTGCGGAAAACGGGACTTGAACCCGTACGGTGTAAACCACACGCCCCTCAAACGTGCGCGTCTGCCAGTTCCGCCACTTCCGCATATCGCTGCGGGTCACACCCGCAACGTTGTCTATTATACTCGATTTTTAGGATTTGTCAATAGTAAAGATAAAAAATGTTGATTATTTTCTTCGATGTAAATTCCCAAAGAAAAATTCACATTGTAGGGCGCGGAGAGGAATCCGGTATAGAAAGAAAGCTACGGCAGAACAGTAAACTACGCTTCGCTTTTTATTGCGTAATGTTTTTTTACCTCATACATTTTTTTATCTGCTTCAAGTATCAAGTCGTCCACAGATGGTTTACCGCATTCTCCGTATGCGTATCCGATGCTCAAAGACAGTTTGTATCCATTATTAGATCGGATGTTCACATCGTCTATTTTATAGTTTATCTGTTCTATGAATTCGGCCGGTTCATCTTTTCCGGCATGAATATAAATTATAACAAATTCGTCTCCGCCGACTCTGGCGAGAAAAGCCTTTTTTTCATTACAAGCCTGTTTTAACAAGCTTGCGATTGTGACAAGCGCAGCATCGCCGGCGCAATGTCCGTATGTATCGTTTATGAACTTGAATCTGTCAATATCAATCATCATCGCGGTTACATATTTATCATGGTCGTGGTACTTGCTAAGTTGTTCGAGATATCGATTCATCTGGCGGCGGTTGTTTATTCCGGTCAGCTCATCGGTAGATATCCTGTCATTCTGCACATTGATAAAAATCATCAAAATCGATATCGCGGTACAGCTCCATAAAAGTGCGAGCCCGTAAT
This Oscillospiraceae bacterium DNA region includes the following protein-coding sequences:
- a CDS encoding alpha-galactosidase gives rise to the protein MKSYISTQEEIDRMYNWFESNFLGSAEPPFSFNYSGKRLALSDKNVKKVISLRILDSMRTEYNVSYNTDFGLCIKCVAVLNKKYAECEWKLYLKNVSDCDSDIISELNAIDTVLFAEDKEMPVLYHFDGDNDVRTGYRPSEQIFYKRCEKTYCNYGGRPTNLEFPYYRFQNNIKGCYFILSWQGQWETTFSPIPTDFATQGVRIRGKQQNLTCRLHPDETIVSPMAVLYFYDGCDDFRTVNLWRHWFIECNMPHPEGKLIPPFFINYSGKIFYEMIYATEQKIFDYIDKYADNGINFDYLWLDAGWYDMAPIDWWHCTGTWKVDKKRFPNGIRALSVYARKRVGAKTMLWFEPERANPGTEIYEEHPEWCLKCAEYEDIYKKDPGYMRAGSRLVNIGIKEAQDFIVNRIDSLIKSEGLSIYREDFNFEPYNCWAENEEPERTGILENHYCTGFLEFYDRLLEDNPGLFIDNCASGGRRNDLETMRRSIPLHKTDYDYSDTTVKHGFHHSLFQWFPFFGSFDMPADQKDIYYHRSCLLLSFSGCDNVFREGFDFELLKKWMEEWKENAYCLYGDYYPVTPYSIDDQSWIGWQFDLPVNDDLQYLKGEGDYNKNGEGMLQLFMRKDSPYKTAKIKLHGLQPRGIYSVKNYNTGIISEYTGNYLMNDGLEVEMTKSPDSALYHYTLIK
- a CDS encoding NUDIX domain-containing protein, whose protein sequence is MSIRNSAKAIIINEGKILLNKCFDERNGNYFTLPGGGQKVYESLCEAIIRECLEETGYSVFPDKYAALYEEICDNEAFRKNDPDYAHKIYHIFICRLQNEHRVQPTEIDSTQIKSEWIEIGQLENACLLPKAVGDNILNIINNDAPLYLGSDHIPYNHG
- a CDS encoding HAD family hydrolase — its product is MFDVKLIVTDLDNTLLTSDKAISMYTADVLNKCKAKGIQIAFATARPERAVSRFISAVAPNFIISNNGATISQEGVLLYNKVISPNIISSLLHNFYEEKQIMLMTAEVGHCLYTNYNGPPWEEGWNPVYHNFSTIPEGEIVKISTECLNVEIIRSILTRYPELHLYENSGESWKQIMHRNATKINAVRFISEYLRINISHIVAFGDDYNDVEIIKHCGIGVAVDNAIASAKQVADYICSSNNDDGVAHWISEHVLYNE